From a region of the Neobacillus niacini genome:
- a CDS encoding YesL family protein, with the protein MNKLSMSGLYTLTEWITRFAYVNLLWIGFSLLGLVVFGISPATIAMFTIIRKWIMGDSDIPVFQTFWKSYKKEFLKGNGLGIFIALLAYIIFIDLNYIKLDTIIQIPLYVIIFAIVMTILYIFPVYVHYNVTFIQLFKNAFFIMMVNPLSSIIMLMGFVALFFVMRFLPALLFFFGGSLSAGIIMSSCYLAFQKIEKKLQKAEAA; encoded by the coding sequence ATGAATAAGCTATCAATGAGCGGTCTGTATACTCTTACCGAATGGATCACTAGGTTTGCCTATGTAAATTTATTATGGATTGGCTTCTCACTTCTTGGTCTTGTGGTCTTTGGAATCAGCCCTGCGACCATTGCAATGTTTACAATCATACGTAAATGGATCATGGGTGATAGTGACATTCCCGTATTTCAAACTTTTTGGAAATCCTATAAAAAAGAGTTCCTTAAAGGTAATGGATTAGGAATCTTCATAGCTTTATTGGCTTATATAATTTTTATTGATTTGAACTATATAAAACTCGATACGATTATTCAAATTCCTTTATACGTCATCATTTTTGCAATCGTTATGACAATATTGTATATATTTCCTGTTTACGTTCACTATAATGTTACATTCATTCAGCTGTTTAAAAATGCATTCTTTATCATGATGGTGAATCCACTCTCAAGTATAATAATGCTAATGGGGTTTGTGGCTTTATTCTTTGTAATGAGGTTTTTACCAGCACTGTTATTTTTCTTCGGCGGAAGCCTCTCGGCAGGAATTATTATGTCATCCTGTTATCTTGCCTTTCAAAAAATCGAGAAAAAACTTCAAAAAGCGGAAGCGGCTTAA
- a CDS encoding polysaccharide deacetylase family protein has protein sequence MINEIPTSHRVVAITFDDGPNPVYTPQVLEIFSEAKGKATFFMIGEQMRNHPDVVKQVCDQGHEIGNHTFTHPKLSELSKQDCSKEIEETEKLIEEMAGRKPVVFRPPYLDYNQDTVSLLQEMGYPMIGALNLEAQDWEQPGVGHILGKSRDVVKNGSILIFHDGYGDRSQTIEAVRMIVSELTLQGYQLVTVSELLALA, from the coding sequence ATGATTAATGAAATTCCTACATCGCACAGGGTAGTTGCCATTACATTTGATGATGGACCAAATCCGGTTTATACCCCGCAAGTTTTAGAGATTTTCTCTGAAGCAAAAGGAAAAGCAACTTTCTTTATGATCGGTGAACAGATGAGGAATCATCCTGATGTTGTAAAGCAGGTCTGTGACCAGGGACATGAAATTGGAAACCATACTTTCACTCACCCAAAACTATCGGAGTTAAGCAAACAAGATTGTTCGAAGGAAATAGAAGAAACGGAAAAATTAATAGAGGAGATGGCGGGAAGAAAACCTGTTGTCTTTCGTCCACCATACTTAGATTATAATCAGGATACGGTCTCTTTACTACAGGAAATGGGTTATCCCATGATTGGTGCGTTAAATTTAGAGGCACAAGACTGGGAACAGCCCGGAGTGGGGCATATCCTGGGGAAATCAAGAGATGTGGTGAAAAATGGTAGTATTTTAATTTTTCATGATGGCTATGGCGACCGTTCACAAACGATAGAAGCCGTTCGAATGATTGTTTCCGAATTAACATTACAAGGATATCAACTTGTAACTGTCAGCGAATTATTAGCTTTAGCATAA
- a CDS encoding aldo/keto reductase: MNNRELGNTGIMISEVSFGTWAIGGSWGRTSDTEALKSLEYAIDQGVNFFDTADVYGDGHSEELLAKATKGKEEQIHIATKFCRQGDIFDPKNYSYEKVSAYCEDSLSRLNREAIDLYQIHCPATEILREGSVFDVLDRLKKEGKIRHYGVSVETVEEGLICLEHPNVKSLQIIFNMFRQKPLENLIPEAYQKGVGLLVRLPLASGLLTGKFTTDHEFEADDHRRFNENGEAFNVGETFAGLGFRKGVELADELKWIAEGRKSMASAALRWILDQKEITCIIPGFKNVKQVEDNLAALDTKPFSVEEQKEIQRFYQEKVRDYVRGPY; this comes from the coding sequence ATGAATAATCGTGAACTAGGTAATACAGGAATCATGATCAGTGAGGTCAGCTTTGGAACGTGGGCAATAGGCGGTTCATGGGGCCGGACGAGTGATACAGAAGCCTTGAAATCTTTAGAATATGCGATTGACCAGGGTGTTAACTTTTTTGATACTGCCGATGTATATGGTGATGGTCATAGTGAAGAGTTATTGGCCAAAGCCACGAAAGGCAAGGAAGAACAGATACATATAGCAACCAAGTTCTGCCGTCAGGGTGATATTTTTGATCCGAAAAATTACAGTTATGAAAAGGTAAGCGCTTATTGTGAAGACAGCCTGAGCCGTTTAAACAGGGAAGCGATAGATTTGTACCAAATTCATTGTCCGGCAACAGAGATTTTAAGAGAGGGCAGTGTTTTTGACGTACTAGACCGTTTGAAAAAAGAAGGAAAAATCCGTCACTATGGTGTCAGTGTGGAAACCGTCGAAGAGGGACTGATTTGTTTGGAACATCCTAATGTAAAAAGCCTGCAAATCATATTTAATATGTTCCGTCAGAAGCCATTAGAAAACTTAATACCGGAGGCTTATCAAAAAGGCGTCGGCCTGCTTGTTCGTTTACCACTGGCGAGCGGGCTGCTGACTGGTAAATTCACCACTGATCATGAATTTGAAGCTGATGACCATCGCCGCTTTAATGAAAATGGAGAGGCTTTTAATGTAGGGGAAACTTTTGCCGGTCTTGGATTCCGTAAGGGTGTCGAATTAGCTGACGAGTTAAAGTGGATAGCAGAAGGCCGTAAATCAATGGCTAGTGCAGCATTGCGCTGGATTCTCGACCAAAAAGAAATTACTTGTATCATTCCAGGATTTAAAAATGTTAAACAGGTAGAGGATAATCTCGCTGCTCTTGATACGAAGCCATTCTCAGTAGAAGAACAGAAAGAGATTCAACGTTTCTATCAGGAAAAAGTAAGGGATTATGTGAGAGGTCCTTATTAA
- a CDS encoding SGNH/GDSL hydrolase family protein, with translation MKLDKGQKLLFIGDSVTDCERAKPEGEGLFAALGKGYVSFVDGLLQAVYPELGIRVVNKGISGNTVRDLKNRWQEDVIDQKPDWLSIMIGINDVWRQYDTPFIKDWHVYIEEYEQTLKELVLGAKPYVKEMVLMTPFYLESNEHDQMRRSMDQYGKIVKKIAEETNCLFVDTQAAFNRLLKDLYPATIAWDRVHPSTAGHIVLARAFLNAIDFDWNRA, from the coding sequence ATGAAACTAGACAAGGGCCAAAAACTCTTATTTATCGGTGACTCTGTAACAGATTGTGAACGAGCAAAACCAGAGGGTGAAGGATTATTTGCTGCCCTGGGTAAAGGGTATGTATCTTTTGTTGATGGGCTGCTTCAAGCGGTTTATCCGGAATTAGGAATTCGGGTAGTAAATAAGGGGATTAGCGGCAATACCGTCCGTGATTTGAAAAATAGGTGGCAGGAAGATGTCATCGATCAAAAGCCAGATTGGTTATCCATTATGATTGGTATTAATGATGTATGGCGTCAATATGATACACCTTTCATTAAAGATTGGCATGTTTACATTGAAGAATACGAACAAACGCTTAAAGAACTCGTGTTAGGAGCAAAGCCATATGTGAAAGAAATGGTTCTTATGACTCCATTTTATTTGGAGAGCAATGAACACGATCAAATGCGCAGGTCAATGGACCAGTACGGGAAGATTGTCAAAAAAATAGCGGAAGAAACCAATTGTTTATTTGTGGATACACAGGCAGCATTTAATAGATTATTAAAGGATTTGTACCCTGCAACCATAGCTTGGGATCGTGTTCATCCTTCTACTGCGGGACATATAGTGCTCGCTCGTGCCTTTCTGAATGCAATTGACTTTGATTGGAACCGTGCTTAA
- a CDS encoding MATE family efflux transporter produces MEKSANKSTPPLSLLTITWPIFVELFLQVIMGSTDTIMLSHISDDAVAAVGVANQLIFLCILIFSFVSSGTAVVLSQYLGAGLKDETKKVTAISITLNLVIGLVISLFMVIFRTELVSFFHLPEHIAELGEQYLMIVGGTVFLQAVLITVSSILRANGYTRDAMMISITMNVIHLIGNAILIFGLLGFPEMGVIGVSISTAISRAIALALILKLLYDRIPINLKLRDYITIDGIQIRRILKIGVPAAGEQICFNLSQLAITAIIAMLGAASLTTRVYTQNIVSFILVFGLAMGQGTQILIGYKAGARDFEGAYHQLLKSLWYSLIMTVAIAIVVAIFREPLFSFFTKDDEIISMGSTLLLLCLILEPGRTFNLVVINSLRATGDANISLIMGFISMWGISVPLAYFLGIHLGFGLPGIWIAFIVDEWFRGITMYFRWRSRVWEKKVLVQNQATTAN; encoded by the coding sequence ATGGAAAAATCCGCAAATAAAAGCACCCCGCCGCTAAGTTTGCTAACCATTACTTGGCCAATCTTTGTGGAACTATTTCTACAAGTAATAATGGGCAGCACAGATACTATTATGCTATCGCATATTTCGGATGATGCTGTCGCAGCTGTGGGTGTGGCAAACCAGCTTATATTTTTATGTATTCTCATCTTCAGTTTTGTTTCTAGTGGGACAGCTGTTGTTCTCTCTCAATACTTAGGTGCAGGTTTAAAAGACGAAACGAAAAAGGTAACAGCGATCTCAATAACCCTCAACCTTGTCATTGGCTTAGTCATTAGTTTATTCATGGTTATTTTTAGAACAGAACTAGTAAGCTTCTTTCACCTGCCGGAGCATATTGCTGAACTAGGGGAACAATATCTGATGATTGTAGGAGGAACAGTATTTCTTCAAGCAGTTCTAATCACTGTTTCTTCCATTCTAAGAGCGAATGGCTACACCAGGGATGCCATGATGATTTCCATCACAATGAATGTTATTCACTTGATTGGAAATGCCATCTTAATCTTTGGCTTGCTGGGATTTCCGGAAATGGGTGTAATTGGTGTATCCATTTCAACTGCCATTAGCAGGGCTATAGCGTTGGCTCTTATTTTAAAGTTACTGTATGATCGAATCCCGATTAACCTTAAATTAAGGGATTATATCACGATTGATGGTATTCAAATTAGAAGGATTCTGAAAATAGGGGTACCAGCAGCCGGGGAACAAATTTGTTTCAACCTCAGCCAGTTAGCTATTACGGCTATCATTGCGATGTTGGGTGCGGCTTCATTAACTACCCGTGTGTATACACAAAATATAGTGTCCTTTATTCTTGTGTTTGGCCTGGCGATGGGACAGGGAACGCAAATTCTAATTGGCTACAAGGCAGGAGCAAGAGATTTTGAAGGGGCCTATCATCAATTACTGAAAAGTCTGTGGTATAGTTTAATTATGACAGTGGCAATTGCAATTGTAGTAGCCATTTTTAGAGAACCACTGTTCAGTTTTTTCACCAAGGATGATGAGATTATTTCTATGGGCAGTACATTGTTATTGCTTTGTCTTATCCTCGAGCCGGGGAGAACCTTTAACTTAGTGGTAATCAATTCCTTGCGTGCAACAGGGGATGCAAACATTTCTCTCATTATGGGCTTTATATCAATGTGGGGAATAAGTGTACCATTAGCCTATTTTTTAGGGATTCACCTTGGATTCGGCTTACCAGGAATCTGGATTGCCTTTATTGTTGACGAATGGTTTAGAGGAATTACCATGTACTTTAGATGGAGAAGTCGGGTTTGGGAGAAAAAAGTTTTGGTTCAAAATCAGGCCACTACCGCTAATTAA
- the xylB gene encoding xylulokinase: MKYVIGVDLGTSAVKILLVNQKGEVCKEVSKSYPLIIEKSGYSEQNPEEWVEKTTAGLKELLQQFDGDVNDIEGISFSGQMHGLVLLDKNNQVLRNAILWNDTRTTKQCQEIYDVMGRERLLEVTKNPALEGFTLPKILWVKENEPEIFQRAKLFVLPKDYLRYRLTGNIQMEYSDAAGTLLLNVAEREWSGEVLDAFGLSADLCPALVESHAFVGTITAEIAQATGLSEAVKVFAGGADNACGAIGSGILSEGKTLASIGTSGVVLSYEKRNDLDFEGKVHYFNHGEENTYYTMGVTLAAGYSLSWFKDTFAKEENFEQFLSGVDEVPAGSNGLLFTPYIVGERTPHADSNIRGSFIGIDAAHERKHFARAVLEGITFSLNESIDIFRSSGKTIDSIVSIGGGAKNDTWLQMQADIFNAKIEKLTSEQGPGMGAAMLAAYGCGWYPSLKECAEEFIQTAKTYYPIQENVEAYQKLFTIYKQVYLQTKELNEQLREFRK; the protein is encoded by the coding sequence ATGAAGTATGTAATTGGAGTTGACCTTGGAACGAGTGCCGTAAAAATCCTACTTGTGAATCAAAAAGGTGAAGTGTGTAAGGAAGTTTCTAAATCATATCCTTTGATAATTGAAAAATCAGGCTACAGTGAACAAAACCCAGAAGAATGGGTAGAAAAAACAACAGCAGGATTAAAGGAACTATTACAGCAATTCGATGGAGACGTAAACGATATTGAAGGAATCAGCTTCTCCGGACAAATGCACGGCTTAGTTTTATTAGATAAAAACAATCAAGTATTAAGAAACGCGATCTTGTGGAATGACACAAGAACCACAAAACAATGTCAGGAAATTTATGACGTTATGGGCAGGGAGCGTTTATTAGAAGTAACGAAAAATCCAGCGTTAGAAGGCTTTACTTTACCAAAAATTCTTTGGGTAAAAGAAAATGAACCAGAAATTTTTCAACGCGCAAAACTATTCGTACTTCCAAAAGATTATCTTCGTTACCGGCTTACAGGGAATATCCAGATGGAGTATTCCGATGCCGCGGGAACGTTATTGCTAAACGTTGCCGAGCGGGAGTGGAGCGGTGAAGTGTTAGACGCCTTTGGTCTTTCAGCTGATTTGTGTCCAGCTTTAGTAGAATCCCATGCGTTCGTTGGTACGATAACAGCAGAAATTGCGCAAGCAACAGGATTATCAGAAGCTGTTAAGGTATTCGCTGGTGGAGCCGACAATGCTTGTGGCGCAATCGGATCAGGAATATTATCGGAAGGAAAAACATTAGCAAGTATCGGTACCTCTGGTGTTGTTCTTTCTTATGAAAAAAGAAATGACCTCGACTTTGAAGGCAAGGTTCACTACTTTAACCATGGTGAAGAAAATACTTACTATACAATGGGCGTAACTCTAGCTGCTGGCTATAGCTTAAGCTGGTTTAAAGATACATTTGCGAAGGAAGAAAACTTTGAGCAATTTTTATCAGGTGTGGATGAGGTTCCGGCTGGCAGCAATGGATTGTTATTTACGCCGTACATTGTTGGCGAAAGAACTCCACATGCGGACTCAAATATTCGCGGTAGCTTTATTGGAATCGACGCTGCGCATGAGCGTAAACACTTTGCTCGTGCAGTCCTTGAGGGAATAACATTTTCATTAAATGAATCGATTGATATTTTTAGAAGCAGTGGGAAGACCATTGATTCCATCGTCTCAATTGGCGGAGGCGCTAAGAATGACACATGGCTGCAAATGCAGGCGGATATCTTCAATGCAAAAATTGAAAAGCTTACGAGCGAACAAGGCCCTGGAATGGGTGCGGCAATGTTAGCGGCATATGGCTGTGGCTGGTACCCATCACTTAAAGAATGTGCGGAGGAATTTATTCAAACAGCCAAGACCTATTACCCTATTCAAGAAAACGTTGAAGCTTATCAGAAACTATTTACAATCTACAAACAGGTTTATTTACAAACTAAGGAATTAAATGAACAATTAAGAGAGTTTAGAAAATAA
- the xylA gene encoding xylose isomerase, which translates to MAYFETVNKIQFEGASSKNPLAFKYYNPEELINGKTMEEILRFSVAYWHTFTADGTDPFGVGTAIRPWDHLKGLDLAKARVEAAFELFEKLNVPFFAFHDVDIAPEGSTLKETNENQDVIVGMIKEYMKTSKTKLLWNTANMFSNPRYVHGAATSPNADVFAYSAAKVKKALEVAKELGAENYVFWGGREGYETLLNTNMKLEQDNLARFFHMAVDYAKEIGLNVPFLIEPKPKEPTKHQYDFDVATGLAFLQKYDLTDYFKFNIEANHATLAGHTFEHELRTARINGMLGSVDANQGDTLLGWDTDEFPTDLYTNTLAMYEILKNGGLGKGGLNFDAKVRRGSFEAEDLFHAHIAGMDAFAIGLKVANKLIEDKVLDSFIEERYSSYTKGIGLEIVEGKTNFRELEAYALGLTEIKNTSGRTERLKALINQYLLETLSSVTV; encoded by the coding sequence ATGGCTTATTTCGAAACAGTTAACAAAATTCAATTTGAAGGCGCATCATCTAAAAATCCTTTAGCGTTTAAGTATTATAATCCAGAAGAATTAATAAATGGTAAGACAATGGAAGAAATTCTACGCTTCTCTGTTGCTTACTGGCACACATTTACAGCAGATGGTACAGATCCATTTGGTGTAGGTACAGCTATCCGTCCTTGGGATCACTTAAAAGGATTAGATTTAGCTAAGGCACGTGTGGAAGCAGCATTCGAACTTTTTGAAAAATTAAATGTTCCTTTCTTTGCTTTCCATGATGTTGATATTGCACCAGAAGGAAGCACTTTAAAAGAAACAAATGAAAATCAAGATGTTATTGTAGGTATGATTAAGGAATACATGAAAACTAGTAAAACGAAATTGCTTTGGAACACAGCCAACATGTTCTCTAACCCACGTTATGTTCATGGTGCTGCAACCTCTCCAAATGCAGATGTATTCGCATACTCTGCAGCAAAAGTGAAAAAGGCATTGGAAGTAGCAAAAGAACTTGGTGCCGAAAACTACGTTTTCTGGGGCGGACGTGAAGGTTACGAAACACTTTTAAATACAAACATGAAGCTTGAGCAAGATAACTTAGCACGCTTCTTCCATATGGCAGTAGATTATGCAAAAGAAATCGGCTTAAACGTTCCATTCTTAATCGAGCCAAAACCAAAAGAGCCTACAAAACACCAATATGATTTTGATGTGGCTACTGGTCTAGCATTCTTACAAAAATATGACCTAACAGACTACTTCAAGTTTAATATTGAAGCAAACCACGCTACTTTGGCTGGTCACACATTTGAGCATGAGTTAAGAACAGCTCGTATTAACGGAATGTTAGGATCGGTTGACGCTAACCAAGGTGATACACTACTTGGGTGGGATACAGATGAGTTCCCAACTGATCTTTACACGAACACATTGGCTATGTATGAAATCCTCAAAAATGGTGGTTTAGGAAAAGGCGGATTGAACTTTGACGCGAAAGTAAGAAGAGGTTCATTCGAAGCAGAAGATCTGTTCCACGCACACATCGCTGGTATGGATGCATTTGCAATCGGCCTTAAAGTTGCTAACAAGCTAATCGAAGATAAAGTACTTGATAGCTTTATTGAAGAACGCTACAGCAGCTATACAAAAGGAATTGGCTTAGAGATCGTCGAAGGAAAAACTAACTTCCGTGAGCTTGAAGCTTATGCCCTTGGATTAACAGAAATCAAGAATACATCAGGTAGAACAGAGCGCCTAAAGGCTCTAATCAATCAATATTTACTAGAAACACTTTCAAGTGTAACAGTTTAA
- a CDS encoding ROK family protein → MTWNQQIVKKNNKALVLQLIMEKEPISRADIAQVSGLHKATVSSLVNELLEEELIFESGPGESSGGRRPVILHFNKVAGYAIGIDIGVNYVLCVLTDLKGNILIEKNQLVNRTPYPTILSTVQNMVQSVIDEMPSSRYGVIGIGVGVPGIVNKEGSVLLAPNLGWTNIQLKVDLEKIFQVPVIIENEANAGAFGEQQFGAGQDYQNIIYISAGIGIGVGIILNKDLYQGKNGFSGEMGHMIIDIDGKPCSCGSRGCWEAYASEHALLEMAGENTDTLESLIHQAENGDEAVKNLFRKIGGYLGYGINNIINTFNPDQVIVGNRLALTKEWIEEPIRNTIKNHTLTHHQHEMKLDFSGLGKYSTVLGVSAFVVENFIKEESRVL, encoded by the coding sequence ATGACATGGAATCAACAAATAGTTAAAAAAAATAATAAAGCACTGGTATTACAATTAATTATGGAAAAGGAGCCGATTTCAAGGGCGGACATTGCTCAGGTATCTGGTTTACATAAGGCAACTGTTTCTTCTCTTGTAAATGAATTATTAGAAGAAGAACTTATTTTTGAATCAGGACCAGGTGAATCAAGTGGCGGGCGACGGCCCGTTATCCTTCACTTTAATAAAGTGGCAGGATATGCAATTGGAATTGATATCGGGGTAAACTATGTATTATGTGTACTGACCGATTTAAAAGGCAATATTTTAATAGAAAAAAATCAACTGGTTAATCGAACTCCCTATCCAACGATTTTAAGCACTGTTCAGAACATGGTCCAGTCGGTTATCGATGAAATGCCTAGCAGCAGGTATGGAGTTATAGGTATAGGAGTCGGTGTTCCTGGAATTGTGAACAAAGAGGGCTCTGTCCTTCTTGCTCCAAACTTAGGCTGGACAAATATACAGTTAAAAGTGGATCTCGAAAAGATATTCCAAGTTCCTGTGATTATTGAGAATGAGGCAAATGCCGGGGCCTTTGGTGAACAACAGTTTGGTGCTGGCCAAGACTATCAAAACATTATTTATATTAGTGCTGGGATTGGTATCGGTGTAGGAATTATTTTAAATAAAGATTTATATCAGGGCAAAAATGGATTCTCAGGTGAAATGGGACACATGATTATCGATATTGACGGAAAACCATGCAGTTGTGGCAGCCGAGGCTGTTGGGAAGCATATGCTTCTGAACATGCCCTGCTGGAGATGGCTGGTGAAAACACAGATACACTTGAATCTTTAATACACCAAGCAGAAAATGGTGATGAGGCCGTCAAGAATCTATTCCGAAAAATCGGTGGTTATCTTGGATATGGTATCAATAACATTATCAATACCTTTAACCCTGATCAGGTAATCGTGGGTAATCGATTAGCTTTAACAAAAGAATGGATAGAGGAGCCAATTCGAAATACCATTAAAAATCACACACTCACCCATCATCAACATGAAATGAAGCTGGATTTTTCCGGACTTGGAAAGTATTCGACCGTATTAGGTGTTTCTGCTTTTGTGGTTGAAAATTTCATAAAAGAAGAATCCAGAGTTTTATAA
- a CDS encoding glycoside hydrolase family 43 protein, producing the protein MEKNSKPNEPLVTHIYTADPSAHVFEGKLYIYPSHDLDHDEPSNDNGDQYKMEDYHVLSMDDVTSPVVDHGEALHVKDVPWASKQMWAPDAAYKNNTYYLFFPARDKDGIFRIGVATSPNPSGPFTPEENYIPGSFSIDPAVLVDEDSKAYVYFGGLWGGQLEKWQTGTFVPDAEGPAPDAPALGPRVAELSDDMLTFKSEPKEISIVDEDGSPILASDEERRYFEGPWVHKYNGLYYLSYSTGTTHKIVYAVSDNPQGPFVFKGTILTPVIGWTTHHSIVEFNDKWYLFYHDCELSDGVNHKRSVKYTELKYNSDGTIQTIDPYGDK; encoded by the coding sequence ATGGAGAAAAACTCAAAACCAAATGAGCCTTTAGTTACACACATTTACACCGCAGATCCTTCCGCACATGTGTTTGAAGGAAAGCTTTATATTTATCCATCTCATGACCTAGATCACGATGAACCTTCTAATGATAATGGCGACCAATATAAAATGGAAGATTACCATGTCCTATCTATGGATGATGTTACCTCACCTGTTGTTGACCACGGGGAAGCGCTTCATGTAAAAGATGTTCCATGGGCTTCTAAACAAATGTGGGCACCTGATGCAGCTTACAAAAATAACACATATTATTTATTCTTCCCAGCAAGGGATAAAGATGGCATATTCAGAATTGGTGTCGCAACAAGCCCTAATCCTTCAGGTCCTTTTACTCCAGAGGAAAACTACATACCAGGCAGCTTCAGCATTGACCCAGCTGTACTGGTGGATGAAGATTCAAAAGCCTATGTTTATTTCGGCGGCCTTTGGGGAGGTCAGTTGGAAAAGTGGCAGACTGGTACATTTGTTCCTGACGCAGAAGGCCCCGCACCAGATGCGCCTGCATTAGGACCAAGAGTAGCTGAACTAAGCGATGACATGCTTACTTTCAAAAGTGAGCCAAAAGAAATTTCCATTGTTGACGAAGATGGCAGCCCGATTCTTGCAAGTGACGAAGAAAGAAGATATTTTGAAGGTCCATGGGTTCACAAATACAATGGTCTTTACTATCTATCTTATTCAACTGGTACAACCCATAAAATTGTTTATGCGGTAAGTGATAACCCACAAGGTCCATTTGTGTTTAAAGGTACGATTCTTACCCCTGTTATTGGCTGGACCACACATCATTCAATTGTTGAGTTTAATGATAAATGGTACCTGTTCTATCACGATTGCGAGTTATCAGATGGTGTGAACCATAAGCGTTCTGTGAAGTACACGGAACTAAAATATAACAGTGATGGAACCATTCAAACGATTGACCCTTACGGAGATAAATAG
- the tmk gene encoding dTMP kinase, with amino-acid sequence MSYFITLEGVEGSGKSTIINFIKESLETSGKKVVVTREPGGIDIAEQIRSVILDKNNTKMEGRTEALLYAAARRQHLVEKVIPSLNEGKIVLCDRFVDSSLAYQGFARGLGISEVFSINKFAIGDLMPDLTLYLDLDPKIGLSRIAKNKEREINRLDLEEINFHLSVREGYEEVMKMFPERMIRIDANQEVEEVMADINEVLAARLK; translated from the coding sequence ATGAGTTACTTTATTACCCTTGAAGGTGTCGAGGGATCTGGCAAATCGACAATCATTAATTTCATAAAAGAGTCGTTAGAGACTAGTGGAAAAAAGGTAGTTGTAACAAGAGAGCCAGGAGGAATTGATATAGCAGAGCAAATACGTTCCGTTATTCTAGATAAAAACAATACTAAAATGGAGGGGAGAACAGAAGCCCTCCTCTATGCTGCAGCAAGAAGGCAGCATTTAGTGGAAAAGGTGATCCCGTCTCTTAATGAAGGCAAAATTGTTTTATGTGATCGGTTTGTAGATAGCAGCCTAGCCTATCAGGGATTTGCTAGAGGGTTAGGTATTAGTGAGGTCTTTTCCATTAATAAATTTGCAATTGGTGACCTAATGCCGGATTTAACTCTTTACTTGGATTTAGACCCTAAGATAGGGTTAAGTCGAATTGCCAAAAATAAAGAAAGAGAAATAAATAGATTAGATTTAGAAGAAATAAATTTCCATCTTAGCGTTCGGGAAGGCTATGAAGAAGTAATGAAGATGTTTCCAGAAAGAATGATTAGAATCGACGCCAATCAGGAAGTGGAAGAAGTAATGGCTGATATTAATGAAGTATTGGCAGCGAGACTTAAATAG